Sequence from the Ursus arctos isolate Adak ecotype North America unplaced genomic scaffold, UrsArc2.0 scaffold_74, whole genome shotgun sequence genome:
AGGGCTCAGCTTGTCTTTGCCTATCTGGAGCTGAGAATGTCCTGGGGAGGGTGCAGTGTGAGCCTGGGGGGAGGGTAGGGACAGCCCTGGCAAAGGGGTGTGGCCACCCTCCCATCCAGCCCCTCCTCCGCACCCAGCTCTTACTGGCCTGTCTCCCGGATGGCCTTGAAGATGAAGACGTAGCAGTAGATGATgaccagcagggggagcaagaACACGAAGCAGAAGAGCAGCATGGTGTAGGCTCGCACTGACGGCGTGAAGCTCAGGTAGTCCCAGGAGCAAGAGGTCAGCAGCCCCTCGGGCACGTAGGCGCCTGGGAGCCAGGAGTAGAGCTCAGCCTTTGGGGCAGCATACTCGAGGCTCCTCATCTAGCAGGGGCTTTGGATGTGGGGTTCGAGCTCCCTGAACACTGGTCCCCACTCAGCCCTGCCCAGGGCAGTGAGGAAGCCAGGGCTTGTGGAGGGGAGCTTTTCCAGCCAGTTCTAGCAGGCAAAGCACCCTGCTGCCCATTTTTGCCAGGTTGGAACTGAGACCTCCACTGAACATAGCCCCAGGGTCTAATTCCTCCAGATTTGGGCCAGGTTTTCGGTCCTGCCACAGAAAGGTGGGTGCCTCGCTGCTAAGTCTCCTACTTGCTCAAGCCTACACCCCGAGGCCTGCCTGACACTACAGCTGAGCATCAGATGCCCCCGTCACTTCCCGCCGCCCAGGAACCATGTGGTCTTCCCCGGTATTGGGGATGGGAGCCCAGGTCATCCTCTGATTGCTGGTGGTgctacctcagtttcccctgctgCTGGTCACGCCCCCTGAATATCCGTCTGCCTTGAGGCTCGAGCACTCCTTTGGCCCCTCCTGCCAGCTGGCCAGCCCAAGTCTACCTGCCTGCCCTTGCACGTGCCCCGCCCAGCTCATCCTCCTCTCTCCCGATTCCCCCAGTCCACTTACTCCAGCCAAAGAAGGGCGGCAGACTCCAGGCCAGGGCATAGAGCCAGACGCCCGCCAGGACAAGCGCCGCCCGCCTCTTGGACACCACCCCGATGGTGGCCAGCGGGTGCGTGATCACCAGGTAGCGGTCCAGAGCGATGGCCGTCAGGGTGATCATGGACGTGATGCCGAAGACAGCCCCACAGAAGGCATAGAACTCGCAGCCTGTGGGCACAGCTCCCTGGCCTCAGACCGCGGCAGGAGCCCGAGAGGTaccccaggggagggagggtctgGGGATGACACATACCCAGCTCCTGCCTTCACCTCTCCAGAAGAGCAGCCCTGAGCCCCTCTCCACTCTGGCTCCTTGGCACATCTGGCCCAGAAGCTGAGTCTTCCCTCTTGCTCACTCACGGGCTCCAGGGCGGCCACCCACCCTCCGCCCAGGAAGAGCCAATCACCTCTCATCCGAGGCCAGCCTCCACGGTGGGCATCCGGGCCAcaaccctcctcctccctccagcagAAGGGACCCCGGAAGGTCTACCTGCCTCCCCGAAGAGCCACCGCTTATGGAGACTGCTGGCGAAGAAGACGGGGGCCTGCGTGAAGGACATGAGAAAGTCGCTGACCGCGAGGTTGATGATGAACACGTTGGACGGCGTCCTGAGGCCTCTGGTCCTGTGAAGGGTCGGAAGCTGTCAGGACGTgctgcacacacgcacaccggCACAAGCCACAGGGCCGCCACCCGTGCTGCTGCCCGGCAAGCACTAGCCAGATGACTCTAGAGCCTGACTGCATGGGCTGAGAGTGAGGCCCCCACCAGGCAGCAACTCTTGCCTCCTGTGGACAGCAATCCCGCCCCAGAGTGCCCTGCGCCCAGCCCTAGCTGGCTTTAGGACACGTCTGTTTCCTCCTCTCGCCCTCGGGATCCCCTCTGCATGGCCCGCACTCTCTCCTTGGACACACCCCTCCTTCCTCTGCACCCCTCCAGGCCAGTTCTCCCTCCTGCGTGCTCAGCCGTGCCTTCCCAAGAGCTCGtctcacctccttcctccccagctgtCCTCCTTGCCCCCTTCGTCAGTATCTCTACAGTCTTCACACTCAGGGTTGGCCCAGGGCAGGGGACAGACAGGTGTGCCCCACAGGCCAGGCACTTTCACTAACTCCTCTCCCGTAATCATCCATCTTTGCATCTACCCCTCCCTCTTTTCCAGATGGGAATGCTGAGGCTCCCACCCGTGAGGTGGCTTGCTCCAGATAACAAGACTCAGTAAGCGGCATTGCCAGGATTCAAACACTTATTTGACGGGCACCGCACAGACATAAACTTGCACAATCACACATCGACTCTATGAAGTAAATCACAACCCCAGTTTGCAGACGAGAAAAATGGAcctacagggacgcctgggtggctcagtcggttaagtgtctacattcagctcaggtcatgatcccagagtcctgggatcgagtcccgcatggggttccctgctcaatgggtagcctgcttctccctttccctctgcctctccaccccactcatgctcttgctctctctttctcaaataaataagtttaaaaaaaaaatagaaaagaaaaatggatccACAGAGaataagtgacttgcccaaagtcagtTCTGCTAATAGGCAAGGTAGTAGGGTCAGGGATTCACCTCTTCACCTGCCTGTCTCAGCCACTCAGCCCAAGAatggggcaggtggggaaggaagcTGGGTGTTGGCAAGGGTGTTTGCTGAGGGTCTTGAGGACTCAGGACCCTGTTGTCAGGGCTGCTTGTCGAGGCAGAGGGACATGCCCATGGGGGCAGGTGACGTGGAGGTGAGCTGAGAGCAGGGCAGAATGGGCAGACGTGTGTGAGTTGCAGGGACATTCATCCTACACGTGTGCCTGGGGTCCAATTGGCATGCGCCACTCAAGTTGCCCTGGACTATTTTTTGGCCCCTTCCCTAAGCTAGAAGATGGAGGCCTGTCCTGAGACCACTGAAGGCTTGGCAGTGGCGTCCCCATCCAAGCTCAACTGCCCTGGAGAGCTGGCGACAGCTTTGCTGTCCCGTCTCTGCATGGCTGGCTGCCCGCGGTGCCCACGCCCTAGTCCCTCCAACCAGGCACCTGCAGAAGGTATAGATGACCATCAGATTGCCCAGCATCCCCGTGAGCCCCACCAGCAGGATCACTGTGCCCAGGGTGTAGTGGGCGTAGTCCGGAACATCCACCGTTGGGAAGGGGACCCAGGCAGCAGCCCGAGCCCCGGCTGCctatggagagacagagaaacaagagcaTCACATTATCCTATCATCTGGAATAACCCTGAGAACGAAAGGTTAAGGTTCCCAgtaaggaaacaggctcagagtgGCACAGCCACTTGCCCACACtgctaggaagtggcagaaccACAGTGGAAACACAGGTCTCTCTAAAGTCAAGCCCGAGCTCCTGCACTGTAGCACAGAGGCATGGGGCTTCTAGGATCACCTGTTGGAGgctggatggacagacagacacatgTCTGACAAGGAGGGCCATTTCCTTGGGGAGAAGGCAGAACCATCCCCTCAGGGCTTCCTAACCACTGTATGGGCCCTGACGGAAGCACTCAAGGCAGTTAGCAATGGTATTCCAGGCCCTGCAGACTCTGGGGTGGTGGAGCTGGGTGGAACCCCTTTCCTCAggagccccaccccctccccaggctcaAAGAAGAGGTTGTACTCCCCCACAGCATAAGTGGGGAGCGCTGACCTTGATACCAACATGAGACGGGGGAAAAGAATTCCCCTTTAAAAGGAAAGCTtagggggcccctggctggtggaagtcggttgagcgtccgactcgtgattttggctcaggtcacgatctcagggttgtgaggttgagccccgagttgggctctgcactcagcagggacactgcttgagactctctctctccctctccctctgcccctccctgctctctccaataaataaatacatcttaaataaataaacttaaaaaagaaaaaagaaagcttaggTCCCCCAGGGTCATTACAGGGAGGTTGTGACGCCATGCGGCCAGCAGAAAGGGCTTTAAAGaaccctctgccccagctccttTCCTGGAAAAGAGGGCAATTTAGTCTCTGTCTTGCCTCCTATAGCTACGGAGCCTTCCCGTCCTATCCAGGATGTAGGCCAGCATCCCCGGGTCCTCAGGGCACCCACAGTCCTCCCCGGTTAACAGTGGGTTTGGTGCGGTATGACCCTGGGGCCCTGGCCAGAATATCAGGCAGCGGAGGGCACCCACCCCCTCACTCTGGGCTGGACAATCCAGAGGCCTCGGGTGTGCCTGCCTCCCTGCAAGTCTCTGCGGGTTATCCAACCACCCTCGGAAGAGAATGGATGCAGCCAAGGGCAGGTCCGGGCCATTCCAGGCCCTTGTCCTTTAGGGTTGGCCTTTCTGTTCCTCGGATGCTCTCCGTGGGGAAAGACATGGCCCACACTCTCCTCTGTTGACCTCTTCGTGGAAGACAGGCCCAGAGAGCTCCAGTAACACGCCTGAGGGCTCACAGAGGAGCTCAGGCCTTTTCTATCTCCCTGTCAAAGCCCCTGGGTGTCcccagcagggaggccagggtcGGGAGGGAAGGCTCTGTGTGCGCACACACTGGCCCCAGGCTTACCGTGGGGCTGACGGGCAGAGCTTGGCCCGGGCTGGAGGTGCTGCTCCGGGAGCTGTCCCACCTGCTGGGTGAGGCTGGGGTGTCCACGCAGCTAGGCTCCTGGGCTCTGGGTCCCGAAGGAGGGTTCATCCTGAGGTGGGGTAGTCCTTTCTCGAGCCCACCGAGAAGTCGAGGGCACGGGGAGTCAGGATATTAGCCGTGCCCAGCCTCCCAAACTTCCTCCGACCTCAGCACTCCTGTCTGGTCTGCCGGCCGCCCGTCCCTGCGTCCTGCGTGGACCCAGCCTGGAGCTACTCTTGGGGCTGGTGACTGCTGTGTCCAGTGAAGCACAAAGGAACGAGTGTCACAGCTATGGCGACTCACAGCCACAGGGTCTGTCCCCACCtttaagtagcagagctgggagtgCACATGCCCAGTTGCTCAGTACTGCGGGCTCCCTCAGACACAGGTCCCTGGGTGTCTGTCCACAGAAGGTCTGATGATGGCGGCACGCatgtgtgaaagtgtgtgtgtgtgtgtgtgcacaagagTAGGAGAGCGTGTGtcagtgtgaatgtgtgtgtgtgtgtgtgtgtgtgtgtgtgtattctgccATGCTTAGGCTCCTAGACATTGGGCAGAAGGCTTTGTCCTCCCCTCTGACAAGGCTCTCTTTCTCCCCCGAGCTCATCAGGAACAGCCTCTGCTGCCCTCAGTAACCCCCACGGCTGTCCAGGGGCAGCTTCCCCctttccatggggcgcctggcccCCAGTTCAGCCCGCACGAGTCCATCCCATCTTCACAGCCACCCCCGCAGAGCCAACCTGGTCACCCATTGTGCAGACGGAGAAGCTAAAAGGATGTGCTCCACGGGCAGCCTCAGCCTTCAAGGACACAGTGTTTAACTGTCCCCTGGGGGCAACACCACTGCCCAAGCTGTCCTACTTACAAGTCACGGGTCCGAGGTGGGGGAGCCCTTGGCCTTCCGTCACTCTCCTCAGACCTCGCAGGTGTCCAGCTGCATCCCCCACAAACCCAGGGCCCCACTTCTGCTGCTCTGCCCGTCAGGTCTCTCTCCAGGCCTGCCTCAGAGTGGGACCCAGCCTTTTCATGCACATCCTGGCTTCCCTGTCGACAGTCTCAGGGGCCCCGCTCCCTCTCAGGAATCAGCACAGGGACAAACAGGGAAGGGGGCCTCCAACCCTTCACAG
This genomic interval carries:
- the LOC113258933 gene encoding melanopsin isoform X2, which translates into the protein MNPPSGPRAQEPSCVDTPASPSRWDSSRSSTSSPGQALPVSPTAAGARAAAWVPFPTVDVPDYAHYTLGTVILLVGLTGMLGNLMVIYTFCRTRGLRTPSNVFIINLAVSDFLMSFTQAPVFFASSLHKRWLFGEAGCEFYAFCGAVFGITSMITLTAIALDRYLVITHPLATIGVVSKRRAALVLAGVWLYALAWSLPPFFGWSAYVPEGLLTSCSWDYLSFTPSVRAYTMLLFCFVFLLPLLVIIYCYVFIFKAIRETGQALQTFRACEGGVRSPRQRQRLQREWKMAKIELLVILLFVLSWAPYSTVALMGFAGYAHVLTPYMNTVPAVIAKASAIHNPIIYAITHPKYRMAIAQHLPCLGVLLAVSGQRGGPYASYRSTHRSTLSSQASDLSWISGQKRQASLGLESEVGWMDTEAAAVWGATQQVSGRFPCSQGLEDMEAKAPLRPQGQEAETPGKTKGLLPSLNPRM
- the LOC113258933 gene encoding melanopsin isoform X1 — protein: MNPPSGPRAQEPSCVDTPASPSRWDSSRSSTSSPGQALPVSPTAAGARAAAWVPFPTVDVPDYAHYTLGTVILLVGLTGMLGNLMVIYTFCRCLVGGTRAWAPTRGLRTPSNVFIINLAVSDFLMSFTQAPVFFASSLHKRWLFGEAGCEFYAFCGAVFGITSMITLTAIALDRYLVITHPLATIGVVSKRRAALVLAGVWLYALAWSLPPFFGWSAYVPEGLLTSCSWDYLSFTPSVRAYTMLLFCFVFLLPLLVIIYCYVFIFKAIRETGQALQTFRACEGGVRSPRQRQRLQREWKMAKIELLVILLFVLSWAPYSTVALMGFAGYAHVLTPYMNTVPAVIAKASAIHNPIIYAITHPKYRMAIAQHLPCLGVLLAVSGQRGGPYASYRSTHRSTLSSQASDLSWISGQKRQASLGLESEVGWMDTEAAAVWGATQQVSGRFPCSQGLEDMEAKAPLRPQGQEAETPGKTKGLLPSLNPRM